Proteins found in one Paenibacillus sp. FSL R10-2782 genomic segment:
- the tnpA gene encoding IS200/IS605 family transposase, giving the protein MANKSYSLAHTKWMCKYHIVFTPKYRRKEIYNQVRKDLIEIFRRLCKYKGVEIIEGHMMLDHVHMWVAIPPKIAVSTFMGYLKGKSSLMIFEKHAQLKYKYGNRKFWAEGYYVSTVGLNEATVRKYIREQEAHDQALDKLSVKEYEDPFSSNKSKKK; this is encoded by the coding sequence ATGGCAAACAAGAGCTACAGCCTAGCTCACACAAAGTGGATGTGCAAATACCACATTGTATTCACCCCGAAGTATAGACGGAAAGAAATCTATAATCAAGTGAGAAAAGATTTAATCGAAATCTTCAGACGTTTATGTAAGTACAAGGGAGTAGAAATTATAGAAGGTCACATGATGCTCGATCATGTTCACATGTGGGTAGCGATTCCACCGAAAATTGCTGTCTCAACGTTCATGGGATATCTAAAGGGAAAAAGTTCGCTAATGATATTCGAGAAGCATGCTCAGCTCAAGTATAAATACGGAAATCGAAAGTTTTGGGCAGAAGGGTATTATGTAAGTACAGTGGGCCTAAATGAAGCAACGGTAAGAAAGTATATTCGTGAACAAGAAGCACATGATCAAGCACTAGATAAGCTGAGTGTAAAAGAATACGAAGATCCATTTAGCAGTAACAAGAGCAAAAAGAAGTAA